One stretch of Brachyhypopomus gauderio isolate BG-103 chromosome 8, BGAUD_0.2, whole genome shotgun sequence DNA includes these proteins:
- the ppp4r2b gene encoding serine/threonine-protein phosphatase 4 regulatory subunit 2-B yields the protein MLKHFPFPLFLSAAAINTALPGGRTAPNLANMETDTLLEALKDFEKKGKKEVSLVLEQFLCHVAKTGETMVSWSQFKSYFLFKLEKVMEDFRASAPEQRGPANPNVESVPFEEMKERILKIVDGYNGIPFTIQRLCELLTDPKRNYTGTEKFLRGVEKNVMVVSCVYPTSEKNGCSGVNRMNGVMLPGNTSIFTDRKVNGPGTPRPPSRPKLSASSPLATNGLPDSTESRETSTAPVHSKLLSDAPPPGFSCPLSSSLKNKHAEEEEGMEEENHEVKRLKFSEDSGEEEEEEEEEEDGGGEEESSGEALRAEPGAGVAEDSGGADSPTSMMQDKEEVESAAATSTAACEDQEPSSTQSDCAAGEREDCEEHADTAEREVPCGSDSFPEEPSDMDQSEQRAPASSPERREGEEFCEPVSSSEDSRTSSNEPPASTDADSPTEGDVDSGDPDSESTEEPMDQD from the exons ATGTTGAAACATTTTCCttttcctctttttctctcagCGGCGGCCATCAACACTGCGCTTCCTGGTGGGAGAACCGCACCAAACCTCGCCAACATGGAGACCGACACTCTTCTGGAAGCCTTGAAAG ATTTCGAGAAGAAAGGGAAGAAAGAAGTGTCTCTAGTGTTGGAGCAGTTCCTCTGCCATGTTGCCAAGACTGGTGAAACCAT GGTTTCATGGTCACAGTTTAAAAGCTACTTTCTGTTCAAACTGGAGAAAGTAATGGAGGACTTCAGAGCTTCGGCCCCCGAGCAGAGAGGGCCTGCAAACCCCAACGTTGAGTCTGTTCCCTTCGAAGAGATGAAGGAAAGAATTCTGAAGATAGTCGATGGATACAATGG TATTCCCTTCACTATCCAGCGCTTGTGCGAGCTCCTTACAGACCCCAAGAGGAACTACACAGGGACGGAGAAGTTCCTCCGAGGCGTTGAGAAG AACGTGATGGTGGTCAGCTGCGTGTATCCCACTTCAGA GAAAAATGGCTGCAGCGGCGTCAACAGAATGAACGGAGTCATGTTGCCGGGCAACACCTCCATCTTCACTGACAG AAAGGTGAACGGGCCCGGCACCCCCAGGCCGCCCAGCAGACCCAAGCTCTCGGCGTCCAGCCCACTCGCCACCAACGGCCTGCCGGACAGCACGGAGAGCAGGGAGACGAGCACGGCGCCGGTCCACAGCAAACTCCTCAG CGACGCCCCCCCGCCGGGCTTCAGCTGCCCTCTGAGCAGCTCCCTCAAGAACAAACacgcagaggaagaggagggcatGGAGGAAGAGAACCACGAGGTGAAGAGGCTGAAATTCAGCGAGGACAgcggcgaggaagaggaggaggaggaggaggaggaggacggcgGCGGAGAGGAAGAGTCCAGCGGTGAGGCGCTGAGGGCGGAGCCCGGCGCGGGCGTGGCAGAGGATTCGGGTGGAGCAGATTCGCCCACGTCCATGATGCAggacaaggaggaggtggagagtgcGGCCGCCACTTCCACTGCGGCCTGCGAAGACCAAG AACCATCGAGTACGCAGTCGGACTGTGCGGCAGGCGAGCGTGAGGACTGTGAGGAGCACGCGGACACGGCGGAGCGTGAAGTTCCCTGCGGTTCAGACTCATTTCCCGAGGAGCCCAGCGACATGGACCAGTCTGAGCAGAGAGCTCCAGCGTCCAGCCCGGAGCGGCGGGAGGGTGAGGAGTTCTGTGAGCCAGTCAGCAGCAGTGAAGACAGCAGGACCAGCAGCAACGAGCCCCCCGCCAGCACTGACGCAGACTCGCCCACAGAGGGCGACGTGGACTCTGGAGATCCAGACTCGGAGAGCACTGAGGAGCCTATGGACCAGGACTAA
- the gxylt2 gene encoding glucoside xylosyltransferase 2: protein MRIHCKIVVVAICLGVFLLLYFFGGNAADEPPLGEVEKDKHFPSSSGLGKIVSENVAKLSRREPQKQVRPNRKEPKISDRGGNVSAKLRQKSVLGRWGSKVTRAEDTMHLAVVACGNRLDETLAMVKSALLFSVKKIKFHIFAEQDLTGQFEKGLSQWPVPLSSKFQYTLYPITFSVGNADEWKRLFKPCAAQRLFLPVILKDVDSLLYVDTDVLFLRPMDDIWEFLRAFNGTQLAAMAPEHEIPKIGWYSRFARHPFYGVTGVNSGVMLMNLTRIRSTLFKNSMIASGLSWKDLLHPLYQKYKNHITWGDQDLLNIIFHYNPECLYIFPCQWNYRPDHCMYGSNCKGAEEEGVSILHGNRGVYHDDKQPAFKVVYDAIHDYPFGENMFQSLFYPLQTKFLDTVNTLCGRIPQVFLKQIEKTMKAVFEQKVVRHVRPPQRQRR, encoded by the exons ATGAGAATTCACTGCAAAATTGTGGTGGTCGCGATATGTTTGGGAGTTTTTCtacttttgtacttttttgGGGGGAATGCCGCAGACGAACCGCCGTTAGGAGAAGTTGAGAAGGACAAACATTTTCCATCTTCGTCGGGACTTGGGAAAATAGTCTCAGAGAATGTAGCAAAACTGTCCCGCAGAGAGCCACAAAAACAAGTCCGTCCAAATCGAAAAGAACCAAAAATATCCGACAGAGGAGGCAATGTCAGCGCAAAGCTTCG GCAAAAGAGCGTGCTGGGGCGGTGGGGTTCAAAGGTCACCCGAGCGGAGGACACCATGCACCTCGCCGTGGTCGCCTGTGGGAACCGCCTGGATGAAACGCTCGCCATGGTGAAGTCTGCACTGCTCTTCAGCGTCAAGAAGATCAAGTTTCACATCTTCGCCGAGCAGGACCTGACTGGCCAGTTTGAGAAAGGG CTGAGCCAGTGGCCGGTGCCTCTCTCCTCCAAGTTCCAGTACACGCTGTACCCCATCACCTTCTCGGTGGGGAACGCCGACGAGTGGAAGAGGCTGTTCAAGCCGTGTGCCGCCCAGAGGCTCTTCCTCCCA GTGATCCTCAAAGACGTGGACTCGTTGCTGTACGTGGACACGGACGTGCTCTTTCTGCGGCCTATGGACGACATCTGGGAGTTCCTGAGAGCTTTCAACGGCACCCAGCTGGCGGCCATGGCCCCCGAGCACGAGATCCCCAAAATCGGCTGGTACAGTCGTTTTGCGAGGCACCCTTTCTACGGCGTCACGGGGGTGAACTCCGGGGTCATGCTGATGAACCTCACTCGGATACGGAGCACTCTGTTCAAG AACAGCATGATAGCCAGTGGTCTGTCCTGGAAAGACCTGCTTCATCCGCTCTACCAGAAGTACAAGAACCATATCACGTGGGGGGATCAGGACCTCCTCAACATTATTTTCCACTACAACCCAG AATGCCTGTACATATTTCCCTGTCAGTGGAATTACAGACCCGATCACTGCATGTATGGCAGCAACTGCAAGGGGGCGGAGGAAGAGGGCGTGTCCATTCTCCATGGCAACCGCGGCGTATACCACGACGATAAGCAGCCCGCGTTCAAAGTGGTGTATGATGCCATACATGAT TATCCTTTTGGAGAAAACATGTTCCAATCCTTGTTCTATCCTCTGCAAACCAAATTCTTGGACACGGTCAACACGCTGTGCGGTAGAATTCCTCAGGTGTTCCTCAAGCAGATTGAGAAGACCATGAAGGCCGTGTTTGAGCAAAAAGTGGTCCGCCACGTTCGTCCGCCACAAAGACAGCGCCGTTGA